AGAATCGTTCATTACAAATTCCTAATAGAAAGAGAGATTTGAGTCCTCCCGTTAAAGCGAAACCTTCCAGTTCCACGCCGGATTCTTTCAGAATCTGAAGTCGTTCTCCAATGCTCAATGTTTCTCCGAAGCCGTATTCGGGTTGTTGTATGAGAACGGAAACCTTTTTAAGTCCCGGGATTTGTGAGAGAAGTTTTAATTCCAATAAGAATTCGGTGAAAAAAAGATCCTCATCCTTGGAAGAAAGAAGTCTCATAAAGAAAGATTTACGATAACTCGAGAATTCCGAAGGGATCTCCAAAAAGTAGTGATTGCCTCGAAAGAATCGAAATCGGATCCAACGGACGAGTTGGGAAATCAAGCGTATCGGTAAAAAGACGAATTTGAGAAAATTTCGAAACATGAAAGCCAGTATCGGGACCGGTTTCTTCTTGAAAAAGAAGAATTTGTTTCAGGAAAGGAGTTTTCAGATTTTCGGAAGCTATAAATTCTAAAAAGTGAGAGGGTAATTCATTGCAGGAAATTCGGATTCGGGGAGCGAGAGAGCATAACCTTAAAAATATCAACGTGGACATTCCCAGAGACAAACTCGTAGTCATCACAGGTTTGTCCGGTTCTGGAAAATCCTCTCTTGCATTTGATACGATCTACGCGGAAGGCCAGAGAAGATACGTGGAAAGTTTGTCCGCGTATGCGAGACAGTTTTTGGGTCAGATGGAAAAGCCGGACTTGGATCTCATCGAAGGTCTTTCTCCCGCGATCTCGATCGAACAAAAGACGACTCACAGAAATCCAAGATCTACTGTAGGAACTGTAACGGAAATATACGATTATCTCCGATTGCTCTACGCTCGAGTCGGAAAACCTCATTGCCCCGAATGTGGGACTCCGATCCAATCCATGTCGATCGATCAGATCACCGCGCGGGTGCTTGCGTTTCCGCAAGGAAGCAAACTGCAAATCTTGGCTCCTCTGGTTTCCGGGAAAAAGGGAGAACACAAGGACATTTTAGAAAAGGTTCGTAAGGACGGATTCAATCGGGTGAGAATCAACGGAGAAATCCGAACCTTGGACGAAGAGATCGTCCTAAAGAAGAATTTCAAAACTTCCATCGAGATTGTCGTGGATCGGATCGTGATGAAGGACGGAATCCGAAGCAGACTCGCCGATTCCGTGGAAACCGCTCTCAAACAATCCGAAGGAATCGTGATCTTGGACGACGGGACAAAGGACCACGTTCTTTCTCAGAAGATGGCCTGTCCGAACGGACACGATATCGGTTTTACCGAACTCACTCCTAGAATGTTTTCCTTCAATTCTCCTTATGGAGCGTGCGAAACCTGCGACGGTCTGGGAAGTTTATTGGAATTCGACGAAGATCTTCTCATCAACGATCCGGAGCTTTCCCTTGTCGACGGTTGTATTGAAGCCTGGGCCGGCTCGAAGAGCAACGGCTTTTGGTTTATGGCCACTCTCAAGTCCTTATCCGATTCTTTAAAATTTAAGATGAACACTCCCTGGAAGGACCTTCCCGAAAAGACGAGACAGACCATTCTTCATGGCGATAAAAAAATAAAAATCGAATATGATTTCCGAGGTGCGAACTCGCACTATGAATTCACAAAAGAATACGAGGGTGTGATTCCGAATCTTCAAAGGAGATACAAGGAAACAAAGTCGGATTCGATGCGTCAGTGGTTCGAATCCTATATGACCAATCATCCTTGTCCCACCTGTAAGGGAAAACGCCTCAAAAGAGAAAGTCTTTCCGTAAAGGTGCATAACGTTCCCGTGGACGAGTTCACTTCCTTTTCCATCGAAAAGGCCCTTCATTTTGTGGAGAATCTAAAGGTTGCCGGATCCGAAGAAATCATCGCCAAACCGATCTTAAAGGAAATTCATCAGAGGCTAACTTTTTTGAACGACGTCGGTGTAGGATATCTTACACTCGAACGAAGCGCGGGCTCTCTATCCGGAGGAGAAGCGCAGAGGATTCGTCTCGCGACTCAGATCGGATCGAGGCTCATGGGAGTTCTTTATATCCTCGACGAACCTTCGATCGGATTACACCAAAGAGACAATACAAAACTCATCGCCACTCTCAAAAATCTCAGAGATCTGGGAAACACGGTTCTCGTCGTGGAACACGACCACGAAACGATGGAAGAGTCCGATTGGCTCATCGACATGGGACCCGGCGCCGGAGTTCACGGGGGAACGATTGTTTGCGCGGGTACTCCGGAACATGTCGCTAAGGATAAAAATTCTCTCACCGGAAAATATCTTTCGGGAAGAATGACGATTCCGGTTCCAGAAAAACTCAGGGACGGAAACGGTTTTCAACTTCAGATCATCGGAGCCAAGGAAAATAATCTCAAAAATATCGACGTCACGATTCCCCTTGGAAAGTTAGTCGTCATTACGGGCGTTTCCGGATCCGGAAAATCGACTCTGATCAACGACATTCTCTACAACGCGGCCGCGCACAAGGTCATGAAAATGAAGACCTTAGCCGGAAAACACAAGACGATCAAAGGTTTTGAACAGATCGACAAAATCATCAACATCGATCAGTCTCCGATCGGAAGAACTCCTCGTTCCAACCCTGCAACTTATACGGGTCTTTTTACTCCGATCCGAGAAATGTTTTCCAATTTGGAAGACGCAAAACTAAGAGGTTACGGACCCGGAAGATTCAGCTTCAACGTAAGCGGCGGAAGATGTGAAACCTGCGAAGGAGACGGAATTCTAAAAATCGAAATGCACTTCCTTCCCGATGTTTACGTTACCTGCGAAGTCTGCAAAGGGAAACGATACAACCAAGAAACATTAGAAGTTCGTTATAAAGGGAAGAATATTTTCGACGTCCTGGAAATGACCATCGAAGACGCAAATCAATTCTTTGAGAACATTCCGATCGTAAAAAGAAAGCTGGAAACTCTTATGGAAGTCGGGCTCGGTTATATCCGTCTGGGACAACCGGCGACCACATTCTCCGGAGGAGAAGCGCAGAGAATCAAACTCGCCACCGAACTTTCCAAACGACCGACCGGAAAAACCTTATATATTTTGGACGAACCTACGACCGGACTTCATTTCGAGGACGTTAGACACCTTTCCGTAGTACTTCATACACTCGTAGATCGTGGAAATTCTATGATCGTGATCGAACACAATCTGGACGTAATCAAACAAGCCGATTGGTTGATCGATATGGGACCCGAGGGCGGGGATGGAGGGGGGCTTGTGATCGCTGAGGGAACACCGAAAGATGTTGCGAAGGTAAAAAATTCCTATACCGGACAATATCTTAAGAAAATCTTTGCAGGCGACAAAAAGAAAACCGGCTGAGGTCTTATGAATCTGAAAGAATTCTTGTCTTCCGTTCCATCCGAAGAGTATCGTAGCGTATTTCGAGATGCCCTTCCTTACTTGGTGGAAGAAGGATACTTTGAAGCGATTTTGGGTGGATCCTTTGAAACCTTTCACAAAAAGATATTCGCTCTCGGTTCTTATCCAAGGGGAATCGGGATCGGAATTGCGCTTATGGCGCAAACCAACGTCGCCGGAAGAATTCTTAAATTTGTTTCCGAAGGTTTTGCAAATGAAACGGAAACGACTCCGCTTCCCAATCGTGATCAAACGATTTCGATCGTAAAAGAACTCCTACAAGGGGTCGGTACCGGGAAGAACATCATTTCCATGGGCGTGAGTGAAAGCGGATGGAAGGGAAGAATTTCGAATATCACAAGTTCTTACAAGATCGAAGAACATAGGATTTATTTAAATCTATCGAAATCCTTTTTGACGAATGGTGCAAACTGTAACGGTTTTCTCGTCGTCGCCAAGTCACCGTCGGAAAGTTACGATGTGATCTACGTTCCGTTGAACACTCCCGGATTGGAAACGGAACTTTTCGACTTGGAATACGCGAAGGAGGCGACCCACTGTCGTCTCAAAGGTGAAAATCTTTCCTTTCCTTCGGAGAATCTAATTTTTCTAAACTACCAAGGATACGCGCCCGAAATTCATCTTTCTGAAATGCTTTCCGCCTCTGCGTTGTTTTGCGGATATGTTGATCTGATTCTAAAAACCCTTCTTCGGGAAAAGAAGGAAAACGTAGATCCGAGGGTCGCCGGAAAGATATTAGATATTCAAGATTTATTATATTCTAAAATATTGGAGATTTCCCGAAAAAAGGACAAAGACCCGAATTTTAGAATGGAAGACGTTCATCCCTACGGTTACGAAACCTCCCTCGATCTGATCTATTCTTGGTTTACGGATTGTGTCAGTAGCGTGGAACTCACGAAGTTGTTTCCTGATATCGGTCTTTTCTATTCGATTCATCCGGGTAAAACTCCGATCTATCAAAAAAATATCTTGAAAAAGATCAGAGCTCTTCGTTAGAATCCGATTTTTTCCTTTGGTCGGGATTTGACTCGGAAGACCAATTTAGAAGAATTCTATTTTTTTAGAAATTGAAACTGAGGGTAACCCTTTTTGTCTCGCGGATCACATCTTATGCGAATCGATCGCCCTTCCAAAATAAAATTAGGAACTCATACATTTCAAAGATCGGGATTGGGAAATCTCTCCGAAAGACGATTGGATCAAGAAACGTTGTAGGAACTCACACAATTTTTAATTTTCTAAAATTTTGCTTCGCCTTTTAGTTCCTGAAAAACCTTTCTCGTTTTAATCTTCCGATTTTGCGTTAAAAAGAAATTCTTTTTTACGATTAAAAATTTCAGTGATGGTGATGATGTCCGTGATGACCTTGGTGGGGTCCGTGAGAATCATGAATCTCTAATGCACCGATTCTTTTTGTAAGTTCCGATTCTTCGCACTGAACAGTCACAAAATCGATTCCAAATTCCGATCTTAAAATCCGCTGGGTTTGAAAGACGATTTCATCCGAAGATTTTAGATCCGTAACGGAAAGACGAAGTGTACAGGCATGGACTCCTCTTGTGATCGCCCAGAAATGATAATCCAAAATTCTTCGAATCCCGACGATATTTCGAAGGTGGTCAAGAATATGAGGAATATCGAATGTTGGGGGAGCGGATTCCAAAAGAACCGAAAGGCTTTCTCGAAAGATTCCCCAAGCGGAACGCAGAATCAAAACGGAAATCAAAATGCTAATCAGGGGATCGATCCAATTCCAACGAGTGAGGTAAATCAAAATCGCACCGATCAACACACCCGCGGTCGCCAGGAGATCGCTTAAAACGTGAATATAAGCCGATTTGATATTGATGTT
Above is a genomic segment from Leptospira stimsonii containing:
- the uvrA gene encoding excinuclease ABC subunit UvrA; translated protein: MQEIRIRGAREHNLKNINVDIPRDKLVVITGLSGSGKSSLAFDTIYAEGQRRYVESLSAYARQFLGQMEKPDLDLIEGLSPAISIEQKTTHRNPRSTVGTVTEIYDYLRLLYARVGKPHCPECGTPIQSMSIDQITARVLAFPQGSKLQILAPLVSGKKGEHKDILEKVRKDGFNRVRINGEIRTLDEEIVLKKNFKTSIEIVVDRIVMKDGIRSRLADSVETALKQSEGIVILDDGTKDHVLSQKMACPNGHDIGFTELTPRMFSFNSPYGACETCDGLGSLLEFDEDLLINDPELSLVDGCIEAWAGSKSNGFWFMATLKSLSDSLKFKMNTPWKDLPEKTRQTILHGDKKIKIEYDFRGANSHYEFTKEYEGVIPNLQRRYKETKSDSMRQWFESYMTNHPCPTCKGKRLKRESLSVKVHNVPVDEFTSFSIEKALHFVENLKVAGSEEIIAKPILKEIHQRLTFLNDVGVGYLTLERSAGSLSGGEAQRIRLATQIGSRLMGVLYILDEPSIGLHQRDNTKLIATLKNLRDLGNTVLVVEHDHETMEESDWLIDMGPGAGVHGGTIVCAGTPEHVAKDKNSLTGKYLSGRMTIPVPEKLRDGNGFQLQIIGAKENNLKNIDVTIPLGKLVVITGVSGSGKSTLINDILYNAAAHKVMKMKTLAGKHKTIKGFEQIDKIINIDQSPIGRTPRSNPATYTGLFTPIREMFSNLEDAKLRGYGPGRFSFNVSGGRCETCEGDGILKIEMHFLPDVYVTCEVCKGKRYNQETLEVRYKGKNIFDVLEMTIEDANQFFENIPIVKRKLETLMEVGLGYIRLGQPATTFSGGEAQRIKLATELSKRPTGKTLYILDEPTTGLHFEDVRHLSVVLHTLVDRGNSMIVIEHNLDVIKQADWLIDMGPEGGDGGGLVIAEGTPKDVAKVKNSYTGQYLKKIFAGDKKKTG
- a CDS encoding acyl-CoA dehydrogenase yields the protein MNLKEFLSSVPSEEYRSVFRDALPYLVEEGYFEAILGGSFETFHKKIFALGSYPRGIGIGIALMAQTNVAGRILKFVSEGFANETETTPLPNRDQTISIVKELLQGVGTGKNIISMGVSESGWKGRISNITSSYKIEEHRIYLNLSKSFLTNGANCNGFLVVAKSPSESYDVIYVPLNTPGLETELFDLEYAKEATHCRLKGENLSFPSENLIFLNYQGYAPEIHLSEMLSASALFCGYVDLILKTLLREKKENVDPRVAGKILDIQDLLYSKILEISRKKDKDPNFRMEDVHPYGYETSLDLIYSWFTDCVSSVELTKLFPDIGLFYSIHPGKTPIYQKNILKKIRALR
- a CDS encoding cation diffusion facilitator family transporter; this translates as MDDFFQLHHVERSQEKGLKRSILLAILVSLTIFVVEVVGGIQSGSIALLADAGHIITDAIALSLSLIAVLLASRKPNPKYSFGYYRIEILTSLVNAVLIFGISFYIFYEAIERFQNQKEILSFEMLIFSSSGIVLNLISAWILFRFSNENINIKSAYIHVLSDLLATAGVLIGAILIYLTRWNWIDPLISILISVLILRSAWGIFRESLSVLLESAPPTFDIPHILDHLRNIVGIRRILDYHFWAITRGVHACTLRLSVTDLKSSDEIVFQTQRILRSEFGIDFVTVQCEESELTKRIGALEIHDSHGPHQGHHGHHHHH